The following proteins come from a genomic window of Paenibacillus sp. CAA11:
- the rlmB gene encoding 23S rRNA (guanosine(2251)-2'-O)-methyltransferase RlmB: MEQEWIGGKHSLLEALRAGRTINKIWIAEGAQKHLTQPIVAEAKKQGIIIQYVDKRKLDQMVPDLQHQGVVAQAAPFAYVEVEDLLAGADKKGEPAFLLLLDEIEDPHNLGSILRTAECTGVHGVILPKRRSASVTATVSKTSAGAAEYVPVARVTNLAQTIDQLKEAGVWVVGTDVAAKEEIYDNGVFTGPVAIVIGNENKGMGRLIKEKCDVLVKLPMAGKLNSLNASVAAGVVMYEVLRRRRA; the protein is encoded by the coding sequence ATGGAACAGGAATGGATCGGCGGGAAGCATTCGCTGCTCGAGGCATTGCGTGCAGGCCGCACCATCAATAAGATCTGGATCGCGGAAGGGGCTCAGAAACACCTGACACAGCCTATCGTGGCCGAAGCGAAAAAACAAGGAATCATTATTCAATATGTGGACAAGCGTAAGCTTGACCAGATGGTGCCTGATTTACAGCATCAGGGAGTAGTGGCTCAAGCAGCTCCCTTCGCTTATGTGGAAGTTGAGGATCTGCTGGCTGGTGCAGATAAGAAGGGGGAGCCTGCCTTTTTACTGCTTCTGGACGAAATTGAAGATCCGCATAACCTGGGCTCAATTCTCCGGACTGCAGAATGTACGGGAGTTCATGGAGTTATTTTGCCAAAGCGCCGTTCGGCGTCCGTAACTGCTACCGTATCTAAGACGTCAGCAGGTGCCGCAGAGTATGTGCCCGTGGCGCGAGTGACCAATCTGGCTCAGACGATAGATCAGTTGAAAGAGGCTGGTGTCTGGGTAGTCGGTACAGATGTAGCTGCCAAAGAGGAGATTTATGACAATGGAGTATTTACGGGCCCAGTAGCCATTGTGATAGGTAATGAGAACAAGGGGATGGGCCGATTGATTAAAGAGAAATGCGATGTGCTGGTCAAACTGCCGATGGCAGGCAAGCTGAACTCACTCAATGCCTCCGTAGCCGCAGGAGTGGTCATGTACGAAGTGCTGCGGCGCCGCCGTGCTTAA
- the sigH gene encoding RNA polymerase sporulation sigma factor SigH, which translates to MSVDLNIVIGFDYEVQSDEDIVEAVRRGESEALEYLINKYRSFVRAKARSYFLIGADREDIIQEGMIGLYKSIRDFRGDKLTSFKAFAEICITRQIITAIKTATRQKHIPLNSYVSLDKPIYDEDSDRTLLDVICGSQVCDPEELIINQEEFTGLEDKMSQILSDLERKVLMLYLDGRSYQEIAVDLKRHVKSIDNALQRVKRKLERYLEVRDVL; encoded by the coding sequence GTGAGTGTCGACCTCAACATAGTGATAGGATTTGACTACGAAGTCCAGAGTGATGAAGACATTGTAGAGGCCGTACGAAGAGGCGAGAGCGAAGCGCTTGAGTATTTGATTAATAAATACCGCAGCTTTGTTAGAGCGAAAGCAAGGTCCTACTTTCTGATTGGTGCCGACCGAGAGGATATTATCCAGGAAGGCATGATTGGACTCTATAAATCGATCCGTGATTTTAGAGGTGACAAGCTAACTTCATTTAAGGCGTTTGCTGAGATTTGCATTACCCGCCAGATTATTACGGCGATTAAGACAGCTACCAGACAGAAGCATATTCCACTTAACTCATATGTTTCATTGGACAAGCCTATTTATGATGAAGACTCTGACCGAACGCTGCTCGATGTGATCTGCGGTTCACAGGTATGCGACCCGGAAGAACTGATCATCAATCAAGAAGAATTTACAGGTCTGGAAGACAAGATGTCCCAGATCCTCAGTGATTTAGAACGGAAAGTGCTTATGCTGTATTTGGACGGCCGATCCTATCAGGAGATTGCGGTCGATCTGAAGAGACATGTCAAATCCATCGATAATGCACTTCAGCGTGTTAAGCGGAAGCTTGAACGTTATCTTGAGGTGCGAGATGTGCTATAA
- the rplK gene encoding 50S ribosomal protein L11, with protein sequence MAKKVIKMVKLQIPAGKANPAPPVGPALGQAGVNIMAFCKEFNARTADQAGLIIPVEISVFEDRSFTFITKTPPAAVLLRVAAKIEKGSGEPNKVKVATVKRDVVRQIAETKMPDLNAASVEAAMRMVEGTARSMGITIQD encoded by the coding sequence ATGGCAAAGAAAGTCATTAAAATGGTAAAACTGCAAATTCCAGCAGGGAAAGCGAACCCGGCGCCTCCGGTAGGTCCGGCACTCGGTCAAGCAGGTGTCAACATCATGGCATTCTGTAAAGAGTTTAACGCTCGTACAGCTGATCAAGCTGGCTTGATTATCCCGGTTGAAATCTCTGTATTCGAGGACCGTTCCTTCACCTTCATTACGAAGACTCCTCCAGCTGCCGTATTGCTGCGCGTTGCTGCGAAGATTGAGAAGGGTTCCGGTGAACCGAATAAGGTTAAAGTTGCAACTGTTAAGCGTGACGTTGTTCGTCAAATCGCTGAAACAAAAATGCCTGACCTGAATGCTGCATCCGTAGAAGCGGCTATGCGCATGGTTGAAGGTACTGCTCGCAGTATGGGCATCACTATCCAAGACTAA
- the cysS gene encoding cysteine--tRNA ligase codes for MSLQIYNTLTRSKEEFVPQIPGKASMYVCGPTVYGYIHIGNARPMIFFDIVRSYLENQKYEVKYVVNFTDVDDKLIRKAEEMNLTVPEVADMFIQAYYEDLDGLGIPRATANPRVTQNIGLIIDFIHSLEKEGFAYASGGDVFYRTHKFPEYGKLSHQNIGELQFGIRINVDERKEHPEDFVLWKAAKPGEIAWDSPWGAGRPGWHIECSAMARSLLGDTLDIHGGGQDLQFPHHECEVAQSEALTGKPLANYWMHNGYIKIGGEKMSKSLGNGVLVKDLRQAYKREAIRYFMLSTHYRNPLNFTDETMDQAQRSVERIANAVSNLQHRLDKAAVLSEEVTPAVAETFDRIRALFHEKMQDDFNTPDAITAMFEWVNETNLLLQQESLNRADLEAALAVFEEMNGVLRIYENEAAELPGADVERLIEERKQARKEKNWDRADEIRDLLDARGILLEDTPQGIRWRRK; via the coding sequence ATGTCACTTCAAATCTATAATACGTTGACCCGTTCCAAAGAAGAGTTTGTGCCTCAAATTCCGGGGAAGGCCAGTATGTATGTGTGCGGTCCTACGGTTTACGGGTATATTCACATCGGCAATGCGCGTCCGATGATTTTCTTCGATATTGTGCGCAGTTATTTGGAGAATCAGAAGTATGAGGTTAAATATGTAGTGAACTTTACAGATGTAGATGATAAGTTGATCCGCAAGGCCGAAGAAATGAACTTAACCGTGCCTGAGGTTGCGGATATGTTTATTCAGGCTTATTACGAGGATTTAGACGGCCTGGGCATCCCGAGAGCTACAGCCAACCCGCGTGTGACCCAGAATATTGGTCTGATTATCGATTTCATCCACAGCTTGGAGAAGGAAGGGTTCGCTTATGCCAGTGGAGGCGATGTGTTCTACCGCACGCATAAGTTCCCTGAATACGGCAAGCTGTCTCATCAGAATATTGGGGAGCTGCAGTTTGGCATTCGCATTAACGTGGATGAGCGTAAAGAGCATCCGGAGGATTTTGTCCTGTGGAAGGCTGCCAAGCCAGGCGAAATTGCTTGGGACAGTCCTTGGGGAGCAGGCCGTCCTGGCTGGCACATTGAGTGCTCCGCCATGGCGCGCAGCTTGCTTGGCGATACGCTTGATATTCATGGAGGCGGTCAGGATTTGCAGTTCCCGCATCATGAATGCGAGGTGGCACAGTCGGAGGCGCTCACAGGCAAGCCGCTGGCCAATTATTGGATGCATAACGGGTATATTAAAATCGGCGGGGAGAAAATGTCGAAATCGCTCGGTAACGGTGTGCTCGTAAAAGATCTTCGCCAAGCCTATAAGCGTGAGGCGATCCGTTATTTCATGCTGTCCACCCACTATCGCAATCCGCTCAACTTTACGGATGAGACGATGGATCAGGCACAGCGAAGTGTGGAGCGTATTGCCAATGCTGTATCTAACCTTCAACACCGGCTGGATAAAGCAGCCGTACTGAGTGAGGAAGTAACGCCGGCTGTGGCAGAGACGTTTGACCGCATTCGAGCTTTGTTCCATGAGAAGATGCAGGATGATTTCAATACGCCGGATGCGATTACGGCCATGTTTGAATGGGTGAACGAAACCAACCTGCTTCTGCAGCAGGAGAGCTTAAATCGTGCTGACTTGGAGGCGGCGCTTGCCGTATTTGAAGAAATGAACGGTGTGCTGCGCATTTATGAGAATGAAGCTGCAGAGCTTCCAGGTGCAGATGTGGAGCGGCTGATTGAAGAGCGCAAGCAGGCGCGTAAAGAGAAAAATTGGGACCGAGCAGATGAGATTCGTGACTTGTTGGATGCTAGAGGTATCTTGCTGGAGGATACACCGCAAGGAATCAGATGGCGGCGGAAATGA
- a CDS encoding Mini-ribonuclease 3, producing MMNEMDHNQSVEALWFPYEASKSPRLLPPLVLAYIGDAVFEVAVRQYLISRPNLRPHHLHGQATKFVSAKAQAKLLSLLEGELTEEEHDVVRQGRNAKSGSVPKNANVIEYRHATALECLVGYLYYSGAHSRMRTLIDEGLKMLETSE from the coding sequence ATGATGAACGAGATGGATCATAACCAATCGGTGGAGGCACTCTGGTTTCCCTATGAGGCCTCCAAATCGCCGCGTCTGCTTCCTCCGCTGGTTCTCGCCTATATCGGTGATGCTGTGTTTGAGGTTGCAGTTCGGCAGTATTTGATTTCTCGGCCTAACCTCAGACCCCATCATTTGCATGGACAGGCTACGAAATTTGTATCCGCCAAGGCGCAGGCCAAGCTGCTCAGTTTGCTTGAGGGAGAGCTTACTGAGGAGGAGCACGATGTCGTTAGACAGGGGCGCAACGCCAAGTCAGGGAGCGTTCCGAAGAATGCGAACGTCATTGAATACCGCCATGCAACCGCACTAGAATGCTTGGTAGGTTATCTATATTACAGCGGGGCTCATAGCCGAATGCGGACATTGATCGATGAAGGACTGAAGATGCTGGAGACCTCGGAATAA
- the rplJ gene encoding 50S ribosomal protein L10, whose product MANAKVIQAKQEAVDVVTSKLKESPTTVVADYRGLNVAQVTELRKQLREAGVEFQVLKNSLVRRATAAAELTELDEVLSGPTAIAFSGDDAVAPAKILNDFAKKNEALKLKGGVVEGRVVGVDQIKALAELPSREGLLSMLLSVLQAPMRNIALAVKAVADKEEAAS is encoded by the coding sequence TTGGCAAACGCAAAAGTGATTCAAGCAAAACAAGAAGCCGTTGATGTGGTGACGTCGAAGCTGAAAGAGAGCCCAACGACAGTTGTTGCTGACTATCGCGGTCTGAATGTTGCCCAAGTGACCGAACTGCGTAAGCAGCTTCGTGAAGCTGGTGTAGAATTCCAAGTGCTGAAGAACTCGCTCGTTCGCCGTGCGACTGCAGCTGCAGAGTTGACTGAACTGGACGAAGTCCTTTCCGGTCCTACTGCAATTGCATTCAGTGGTGACGATGCTGTGGCTCCAGCCAAAATCTTGAACGACTTCGCTAAGAAAAACGAAGCGCTCAAACTGAAAGGCGGCGTGGTTGAAGGTCGTGTAGTCGGCGTCGACCAAATCAAAGCGTTGGCGGAACTTCCGTCTCGCGAAGGTCTCCTTTCTATGCTCCTCAGCGTGCTTCAAGCGCCTATGCGCAATATCGCGCTTGCGGTTAAAGCTGTTGCGGACAAGGAAGAAGCAGCTTCCTAA
- the secE gene encoding preprotein translocase subunit SecE, whose protein sequence is MKRSFKSFFSFFSESWAELKKVRWPNRKELTNYTLIVLGTIVVVAVYFWVLDIGISAVIERII, encoded by the coding sequence ATGAAACGAAGTTTCAAGTCGTTTTTTTCTTTTTTCTCCGAAAGCTGGGCTGAACTTAAAAAGGTTCGCTGGCCTAATCGTAAAGAGTTGACGAATTACACGCTGATTGTGCTGGGTACAATTGTAGTTGTCGCCGTTTACTTTTGGGTTCTTGACATCGGTATTTCCGCTGTAATCGAACGTATAATTTAA
- the ispF gene encoding 2-C-methyl-D-erythritol 2,4-cyclodiphosphate synthase has product MIRVGQGFDVHQLVEGRPCIIGGVNIPYEKGLLGHSDADVLLHAISDAILGAIGEGDIGRHFPDTDQAFKDADSLKLLEQVWSMVQDKGYKLGNLDATLIAQRPKMAPYIPQMVEIIAGALQAEVSQVNVKATTTEQLGFTGRGEGIAAQCIVCLVKDML; this is encoded by the coding sequence ATGATAAGGGTAGGACAGGGCTTTGATGTACACCAGCTGGTAGAGGGAAGGCCTTGCATCATTGGCGGGGTGAATATTCCTTATGAGAAAGGCCTCCTGGGCCATTCGGATGCGGATGTACTGCTGCATGCGATCAGCGATGCGATCTTGGGAGCTATTGGAGAGGGAGATATCGGCCGCCATTTTCCGGATACCGATCAGGCATTCAAGGATGCCGACAGCTTGAAGCTGTTGGAGCAGGTGTGGAGCATGGTACAGGACAAAGGATACAAGCTTGGCAACCTGGACGCTACCTTGATTGCTCAGCGGCCAAAGATGGCTCCTTATATTCCGCAAATGGTTGAGATTATCGCTGGAGCGCTGCAAGCCGAAGTTTCCCAAGTGAACGTCAAGGCAACGACCACGGAGCAGCTTGGATTTACCGGCCGGGGCGAAGGGATAGCAGCACAGTGTATTGTATGCCTTGTTAAAGATATGCTATGA
- the nusG gene encoding transcription termination/antitermination protein NusG, whose translation MEKRWYVVHTYSGYENKVKANLEKRVESMGMEDKIFRVLVPMEEEIVNKDGKKKTVMRKVYPGYVLVEMIQTDDSWYVVRNTPGVTGFVGSTGSGSKPTPLLPEEVEQILQHMGMQEPKPVIEFEVKESVRIKVGPFANFVGSIEEILTDKSKVKVHVNMFGRETPLELDFTQVEKI comes from the coding sequence ATGGAAAAAAGATGGTACGTAGTTCATACCTACTCCGGGTATGAGAATAAGGTCAAAGCCAATTTGGAAAAGCGCGTTGAGTCCATGGGCATGGAAGACAAGATTTTCCGGGTTCTTGTTCCAATGGAAGAAGAAATCGTAAACAAAGACGGCAAGAAGAAAACGGTCATGCGCAAAGTTTACCCCGGCTATGTCTTGGTGGAAATGATCCAGACTGACGACTCTTGGTATGTTGTTCGCAATACACCAGGCGTAACGGGTTTTGTTGGATCAACAGGTTCAGGCTCCAAGCCGACTCCTCTGCTTCCTGAAGAGGTAGAACAAATTCTACAGCATATGGGAATGCAAGAGCCGAAGCCGGTGATCGAGTTTGAAGTCAAGGAATCCGTCCGTATCAAGGTTGGTCCTTTTGCTAATTTTGTCGGCTCGATTGAAGAAATCTTGACTGATAAGAGCAAGGTCAAAGTGCATGTTAACATGTTTGGACGGGAAACCCCGCTTGAACTTGATTTTACTCAAGTGGAGAAGATATAA
- the gltX gene encoding glutamate--tRNA ligase has translation MTEVRVRYAPSPTGHLHIGNARTALFNYLFARSQGGKFIIRIEDTDVKRNVEGGEENQLTYLKWLGMDWDESIDVGGDYGPYRQTERLDIYKVYWQELLDKGLAYRCYCTEEELEQEREEQIARGEMPRYSGKHRDLTEEQCQAFEAEGRKASIRFRVPEGRTYTFNDLVKGPISFESETSGDFVIVKKDGIPTYNFAVAVDDYLMKITHVLRGEDHVSNTPRQLMIYEALGWEPPIFGHMTLIVGENHKKLSKRDESVIQFIEQYDQLGYLPEALFNFIALLGWSPEGEEEIFTKDQLISIFDASRLSRSPAVFDKHKLAHINNHYIKSADPARIAGLAIPHLQKASRLPAELSAEQQAWAEALVALYQEQMVAASDIVELSDMFFRTHLELDAEAAAILSEPQVPTVLQAFHDKLSASSEFTAAQIAALIKEVQKETGFKGKQLFMPIRVALTGQTHGRDLNQTIYLLGKDRVLDRLKSQVRGV, from the coding sequence ATGACGGAAGTTCGTGTGCGGTACGCGCCGAGTCCGACGGGGCACTTACATATCGGCAACGCCAGAACAGCGCTGTTCAATTATCTATTTGCCCGCAGCCAAGGCGGTAAGTTTATTATCCGTATTGAAGATACGGATGTGAAACGGAATGTTGAAGGCGGCGAAGAGAACCAGCTGACTTATCTGAAATGGCTGGGCATGGATTGGGATGAAAGCATCGATGTTGGCGGGGATTATGGTCCTTACCGCCAGACAGAGCGCTTGGATATATATAAAGTTTACTGGCAGGAATTGCTGGACAAGGGACTTGCCTACCGTTGTTACTGTACAGAAGAAGAGCTGGAACAGGAGCGCGAAGAGCAAATCGCCCGCGGTGAAATGCCGCGCTATTCTGGCAAACACCGGGATCTAACAGAAGAGCAATGCCAGGCATTTGAAGCGGAGGGCCGCAAGGCAAGCATCCGGTTCCGTGTACCTGAAGGTCGGACCTATACGTTTAACGACTTGGTCAAGGGCCCGATCAGCTTTGAATCTGAAACTTCAGGTGATTTTGTCATTGTCAAAAAAGATGGGATACCAACCTACAACTTTGCTGTAGCGGTGGACGACTATTTGATGAAAATCACGCATGTGCTGCGCGGGGAGGACCATGTGTCCAATACGCCTCGTCAGCTGATGATCTATGAAGCCCTTGGCTGGGAACCGCCAATCTTTGGACATATGACTTTGATTGTAGGCGAGAACCACAAAAAGCTGAGTAAACGGGATGAGTCCGTCATCCAGTTTATTGAGCAATATGATCAGCTTGGCTATCTGCCTGAGGCTTTGTTTAACTTTATCGCACTTTTGGGCTGGTCGCCGGAAGGGGAGGAAGAGATCTTTACCAAGGATCAGTTGATCTCTATCTTTGATGCCAGCCGGCTATCCCGCAGCCCTGCTGTCTTTGACAAGCATAAGCTCGCACATATCAACAATCACTATATTAAATCTGCGGATCCTGCGCGTATCGCCGGGCTGGCTATCCCTCATCTGCAGAAGGCTTCGCGTCTGCCGGCCGAATTGTCTGCTGAGCAGCAGGCATGGGCTGAGGCGCTGGTAGCTCTGTACCAGGAGCAAATGGTTGCGGCTTCGGATATCGTAGAGTTGTCGGATATGTTTTTCCGCACGCATCTGGAGCTGGACGCTGAGGCGGCTGCTATTTTGTCAGAGCCCCAGGTTCCTACGGTGCTGCAGGCATTCCATGACAAGCTCTCGGCTTCTTCTGAGTTTACCGCTGCACAGATCGCAGCTCTGATCAAAGAGGTCCAGAAAGAGACTGGATTCAAGGGTAAACAGCTGTTCATGCCGATCCGGGTAGCGCTGACCGGGCAAACTCACGGGCGTGACCTGAATCAGACGATCTATCTGCTCGGTAAGGATCGCGTATTGGACCGCCTGAAATCGCAAGTTCGCGGAGTTTAA
- the rpmG gene encoding 50S ribosomal protein L33 encodes MRVIITLACTNCKQRNYTTTKNKRNHPDRMEMKKFCKFCNEQTPHRETR; translated from the coding sequence ATGCGGGTAATTATTACGTTGGCTTGTACGAACTGCAAACAAAGAAACTACACGACAACGAAGAACAAGCGTAACCACCCCGACCGCATGGAGATGAAGAAATTTTGCAAGTTTTGTAACGAGCAAACTCCTCATCGCGAAACCAGATAG
- a CDS encoding NYN domain-containing protein: MMEAQNVLLVDGYNMIGGWPELARLAKLGMQEARDRLLEQLADYQAFSGWKVIVVFDAYQVPGLGKSFDQYKVQIYFTKEKETADECIERLVRELSHRRRQIYVATSDMIEQHVIFGQGALRLSARELLTIIEQNDRAVKSKIDEDTAKINRNTLGGKLSPEVKKLFERWRRE, encoded by the coding sequence ATGATGGAGGCGCAAAATGTGCTCCTCGTCGATGGCTACAATATGATCGGCGGCTGGCCTGAACTGGCCCGGCTGGCCAAGCTGGGAATGCAGGAAGCTCGTGACCGGCTGCTGGAGCAGCTTGCCGATTATCAGGCCTTCTCGGGCTGGAAGGTGATCGTTGTATTTGATGCTTATCAGGTGCCGGGCCTTGGAAAGAGCTTCGATCAGTATAAGGTACAAATCTATTTCACCAAAGAGAAAGAGACAGCGGATGAATGCATTGAACGGCTGGTGCGTGAGCTGAGCCATCGGCGAAGGCAAATCTATGTAGCAACTAGCGACATGATTGAACAGCATGTTATTTTTGGTCAAGGGGCCCTGCGTCTTTCGGCGCGGGAGCTATTGACTATTATCGAGCAGAATGATCGAGCGGTAAAGTCGAAGATTGACGAAGATACCGCTAAAATTAATCGAAATACACTGGGAGGAAAGTTGTCTCCTGAGGTCAAAAAGCTGTTTGAACGCTGGAGAAGGGAATGA
- the rplA gene encoding 50S ribosomal protein L1, translating to MAKHGKKYAEAAKLIDSEATYEPLEAVELVKKAATAKFDETVEVAVRLGVDPRKQDQAVRGVVVLPHGTGKTQRVLVFAKGEKAKEAEAAGADYVGDQDMINKIQQGWFEFDVCVATPDMMSEVGKLGRLLGGKGLMPNPKAGTVTFDVTKAVQEIKAGKIEYRLDKAGQIHAPIGKASFDADKLNENLKSLVDALNRAKPAAAKGVYLKNIAISSTMGPSARVNTAAYR from the coding sequence ATGGCAAAGCATGGTAAGAAGTATGCAGAAGCTGCTAAGCTGATCGACAGCGAAGCAACTTATGAGCCTTTGGAAGCCGTTGAATTGGTGAAAAAGGCTGCTACTGCTAAATTCGACGAGACCGTTGAAGTGGCAGTACGTCTGGGCGTAGACCCACGTAAACAAGACCAAGCCGTTCGCGGTGTTGTTGTCCTGCCTCACGGCACTGGTAAAACACAACGCGTATTGGTATTCGCCAAAGGTGAGAAAGCGAAGGAAGCAGAAGCTGCTGGAGCTGATTATGTAGGCGATCAAGATATGATTAACAAAATCCAACAAGGCTGGTTCGAATTCGATGTCTGCGTAGCAACACCGGATATGATGAGCGAAGTTGGTAAACTTGGCCGTTTGCTCGGTGGTAAAGGCCTTATGCCTAACCCTAAAGCGGGCACAGTTACATTTGACGTAACTAAAGCGGTACAAGAAATCAAAGCGGGTAAAATTGAATACCGTCTTGATAAAGCAGGTCAAATCCATGCTCCAATTGGTAAGGCTTCCTTTGATGCTGATAAGCTGAACGAGAACCTTAAATCCCTTGTGGATGCATTGAACCGGGCTAAACCGGCTGCTGCTAAAGGCGTGTATTTGAAAAACATCGCGATTTCTTCGACGATGGGACCAAGCGCTCGCGTTAACACTGCAGCATACAGATAA
- the cysE gene encoding serine O-acetyltransferase yields MGGFDLFKTIRSDIQAVFDNDPAAKGWFEVVFTYSGLHAIWSHRIAHALYRRRWFVLARVISQVSRFFTGIEIHPGARIGKRLFIDHGMGVVIGETCEIGDDVVIYQGVTLGGSGKEKGKRHPTIGNNVVIGSGAKILGSFKVGDQSNVGANSVVLKEVPEDSTVVGIPGRVVKQGGKKTDRLNHQLPDPVIDSMRQLHLEVESLKQEIQELRQRLGEQDKMQ; encoded by the coding sequence ATGGGGGGCTTTGACTTGTTCAAGACGATAAGATCAGATATTCAAGCTGTATTTGATAATGACCCCGCAGCTAAGGGATGGTTTGAGGTAGTGTTCACTTATTCGGGTCTCCATGCTATTTGGAGCCACCGAATTGCCCATGCCTTGTACCGGCGTCGCTGGTTTGTCCTTGCCCGTGTGATCTCCCAGGTCAGCCGTTTCTTCACAGGGATCGAGATTCACCCTGGCGCCCGAATTGGCAAACGGTTATTCATCGATCACGGCATGGGCGTGGTCATTGGAGAAACGTGTGAAATAGGGGACGATGTGGTTATATATCAAGGAGTTACCTTGGGCGGCAGCGGCAAAGAAAAAGGTAAGCGGCACCCCACAATAGGCAATAATGTGGTTATAGGTTCAGGCGCTAAGATTCTTGGTTCTTTCAAGGTTGGCGATCAATCCAATGTCGGAGCAAATTCAGTGGTTCTGAAGGAAGTTCCGGAAGACAGTACGGTAGTGGGTATTCCCGGAAGGGTGGTCAAGCAAGGTGGGAAGAAGACCGACCGGCTGAACCACCAGCTCCCCGATCCGGTTATCGACTCCATGCGTCAATTGCACCTGGAAGTGGAAAGCCTCAAACAGGAGATTCAGGAGCTGAGGCAGCGATTGGGTGAACAGGACAAGATGCAATAG
- the ispD gene encoding 2-C-methyl-D-erythritol 4-phosphate cytidylyltransferase: MAEANQQVGAIVVAAGRGTRMGSKESKQYLLLEGKPILIHTLETFQRQPLISNIVIVTGQPDVERCREWVRSYGLDKVTEVIAGGSERQESVYLGLQAIQTPWVLVHDGVRPFVTGKHIADCCEAAWADGASVLAVPVKDTVKVVDAHAFVESTPDRRSLWAIQTPQAFRRSELLEAHEKARREGFLGTDDSVLVERIGRRVKVVEGDYSNIKITTPEDLDYAEFVRTRARSRGED, translated from the coding sequence ATGGCGGAAGCTAACCAGCAAGTAGGCGCCATTGTGGTGGCCGCAGGCCGGGGAACAAGAATGGGAAGCAAGGAGAGCAAGCAGTACTTGCTGCTTGAGGGCAAGCCCATTCTCATTCATACGCTGGAGACGTTCCAGCGCCAGCCGCTGATTTCAAATATAGTTATCGTTACAGGACAGCCGGATGTAGAGCGCTGTAGGGAATGGGTGCGCTCTTATGGGCTGGACAAGGTGACAGAGGTGATTGCCGGGGGCAGTGAGCGCCAGGAATCGGTATATCTGGGTCTTCAGGCGATTCAGACACCTTGGGTGCTGGTGCACGATGGAGTGCGTCCCTTTGTGACCGGCAAGCATATTGCCGACTGCTGCGAGGCCGCATGGGCCGACGGGGCTTCGGTATTAGCCGTGCCAGTCAAAGACACCGTCAAGGTAGTGGATGCTCACGCCTTCGTCGAGTCGACACCCGACCGCAGGAGCTTGTGGGCTATTCAGACCCCACAGGCTTTTCGGCGTTCCGAGCTGCTGGAAGCCCATGAGAAGGCTCGCCGTGAGGGATTCTTGGGAACCGATGACTCTGTTCTCGTCGAGCGGATCGGCCGTAGGGTCAAAGTGGTCGAGGGGGATTACAGCAATATTAAGATTACTACACCAGAGGATTTAGACTATGCCGAATTTGTCAGAACAAGGGCGAGAAGCCGGGGAGAGGATTAA